From a single Pyxidicoccus xibeiensis genomic region:
- a CDS encoding serine hydrolase domain-containing protein, translating to MKRLAPLCVVALLVPTLVLAASLPGPNAPASPEELRQKLTELMHEQDIPGASYAVFDRDGTVLTGSLGLADHGASTPVSEDTLFRLGSITKTVTAIAILQLVEQGHFGLETPVSDLLPTAPIRNSFQATDPVRVLHLLTHTAGFDDTHAKAFFSPVERRGRHLESSLAHPEPLVVRWRPGTAESYSNPGYVLLGAILEAHYQQPWDEVVSSKVLKPLGIEQTTALTSEAMKRDHAEGHSGGDMHRTGTPFELTQAHGALWSNAKDLARLGRFLLTDGASAPGVLRAETVQMMKRAQGTRGAQAKLAYGPGLGLLPRIVNGEQWQGHAGGVLGAKASLHFHAGHGMGYVLLVNSENSLRKLEAVLVAYIARQTRWKAPTAAAVPLASDVDGWYRLANPRISLLGLPTYLLSTGRARAQGDMLSITPFVPGTGYEASLKHHGNGLLADTDYGDVVDGVVLRDEGGAVIGLQLGSDSLQRTSMASAVLPLLSVLLALPLLLSAPFGRRKALRNRWTRRLPTLAVLVLVLGLVCAANLELSLLGQMNWQTVGVWAASVLFPALALAGVVVSVRTWRQETATLARWRCLLGSASALTLSLWLASFHLVSFALWRW from the coding sequence TTGCCCCCCTCTGTGTCGTCGCGTTGCTCGTGCCCACGCTCGTGCTCGCCGCGAGCCTTCCCGGGCCGAATGCACCGGCGTCACCGGAAGAGCTGCGCCAGAAGCTGACGGAGCTGATGCACGAGCAGGACATCCCGGGGGCGAGCTATGCGGTGTTCGACCGGGACGGCACCGTGCTCACCGGGAGCCTCGGCCTGGCCGACCACGGAGCCAGCACCCCGGTCAGCGAGGACACGCTCTTTCGCCTCGGGTCGATTACGAAGACGGTGACGGCCATCGCCATCCTGCAGCTCGTCGAGCAGGGCCACTTCGGCCTGGAGACGCCGGTCTCGGACCTGCTTCCCACCGCGCCCATCCGCAACTCGTTCCAGGCCACCGACCCGGTCCGCGTGCTTCACCTGCTGACGCACACGGCGGGCTTCGACGATACGCATGCCAAGGCCTTCTTCAGCCCCGTGGAGCGCCGCGGGCGCCACCTGGAGAGCAGCCTCGCCCACCCCGAGCCGCTGGTGGTGCGCTGGCGCCCCGGGACGGCCGAGAGCTACAGCAACCCGGGCTACGTGCTGCTCGGCGCCATCCTGGAAGCCCACTACCAGCAGCCGTGGGACGAGGTTGTCTCCAGCAAGGTCCTGAAGCCGCTGGGCATCGAGCAGACCACCGCGCTGACCTCCGAGGCGATGAAGCGGGACCATGCCGAGGGCCACAGCGGCGGCGACATGCACCGGACCGGCACGCCCTTCGAGCTGACGCAGGCGCACGGTGCGCTGTGGAGCAATGCGAAGGACCTGGCCAGGCTCGGCCGCTTCCTGCTCACTGACGGCGCTTCCGCCCCCGGCGTGCTGCGTGCGGAGACCGTCCAGATGATGAAGCGGGCCCAGGGAACGCGCGGCGCGCAGGCGAAGCTGGCCTACGGCCCGGGGCTGGGGCTGCTCCCCCGGATCGTGAACGGCGAGCAGTGGCAGGGCCATGCCGGTGGCGTGCTGGGCGCGAAGGCGAGCCTGCACTTCCACGCCGGACACGGCATGGGCTACGTGCTGCTGGTCAACAGCGAGAACTCGCTGCGCAAGCTCGAAGCCGTGCTCGTGGCCTACATCGCCCGGCAGACACGGTGGAAGGCGCCCACCGCGGCCGCCGTTCCACTCGCGAGCGATGTCGACGGCTGGTATCGCCTCGCGAACCCGCGCATCTCGTTGCTCGGCCTTCCCACCTACCTGCTCAGTACAGGCAGGGCGCGGGCGCAGGGGGACATGCTGAGCATCACCCCCTTCGTGCCGGGCACGGGCTACGAGGCGAGCCTGAAGCACCACGGCAACGGGCTGCTCGCCGACACGGACTACGGCGACGTCGTGGACGGCGTCGTGCTCCGTGACGAGGGCGGGGCCGTCATCGGCCTCCAGCTGGGCAGCGACAGCCTGCAGCGCACGTCCATGGCGTCGGCAGTGCTTCCGCTGCTGAGCGTGCTGCTCGCCCTGCCCCTCTTGCTGAGCGCGCCCTTCGGACGGCGCAAGGCCCTGCGCAACCGCTGGACGCGCCGCCTTCCCACCCTGGCCGTGCTGGTGCTGGTGCTCGGCCTCGTCTGCGCGGCGAACCTCGAGCTGAGCCTGCTGGGGCAGATGAACTGGCAGACCGTGGGGGTGTGGGCCGCCAGCGTCCTCTTTCCCGCGCTGGCGCTGGCCGGTGTCGTCGTCAGTGTCCGCACCTGGCGCCAGGAGACCGCGACGCTGGCCCGGTGGCGCTGCCTGCTGGGGTCCGCGTCCGCCCTCACCCTCAGCCTGTGGCTCGCGTCGTTCCACCTGGTCTCGTTCGCGCTGTGGCGGTGGTAG